In Synechocystis sp. PCC 6714, the following are encoded in one genomic region:
- the secF gene encoding protein translocase subunit SecF: MKLDLFKWEKPTWILSAILIVISIVAMAISWVQFQAPFKPGLDFVGGTRLQLQLECATTNNCPGAIDVAKVQDVLGGAGLGNSSVQVIEDYTLSIRQQTLDVEQREGVIKALNEGIGKFDPETIQIDTVGPTVGKALFQSGVLALVLSLFGIIIYLSVRFQIDYAFFAIVALIHDVVVTMGAFAIFGLLGGVEVDSLFLVSLLTIIGFSVNDTVVIYDRIRETLDRYPDWSIDRATDDAVNQTLTRSINTSLTTCLPLVAIFLFGGDSLKFFALALLIGFTSGVYSSIFIATTLWAWWRKRRSPKNPPREMVVEA; the protein is encoded by the coding sequence ATGAAATTAGACCTGTTCAAATGGGAAAAACCCACCTGGATTTTGTCTGCAATCTTGATAGTTATTAGCATTGTGGCTATGGCAATTTCCTGGGTGCAGTTCCAAGCTCCCTTCAAGCCCGGTTTAGATTTTGTTGGGGGAACCCGTTTACAACTACAACTGGAGTGTGCCACCACTAATAATTGTCCAGGGGCGATCGATGTGGCTAAGGTGCAAGATGTTCTGGGGGGAGCGGGTCTAGGCAACAGCAGTGTACAGGTGATTGAGGACTACACCCTTTCTATTCGCCAACAGACCCTGGATGTGGAACAGCGGGAAGGGGTAATCAAGGCGTTGAATGAGGGCATTGGCAAATTTGATCCAGAAACCATTCAAATTGATACTGTTGGCCCCACAGTGGGCAAAGCTTTATTCCAGTCTGGGGTTTTAGCTCTGGTGCTATCTTTGTTCGGAATTATTATTTATCTGAGTGTTCGTTTCCAGATTGACTACGCATTTTTTGCCATTGTTGCCTTGATACATGACGTGGTAGTAACCATGGGGGCTTTTGCGATTTTTGGTTTGCTGGGGGGAGTGGAAGTGGATAGCCTTTTTCTCGTCTCCCTGCTAACTATTATTGGCTTTTCTGTAAACGATACGGTGGTAATTTATGACCGCATTCGGGAGACTTTGGATCGTTATCCAGATTGGAGTATTGACCGGGCTACGGACGATGCCGTTAATCAAACTTTGACTCGTTCCATTAATACTTCTTTGACCACCTGTTTACCCCTAGTGGCGATTTTTCTCTTTGGGGGAGATTCGTTAAAGTTCTTCGCCTTAGCCCTGTTGATCGGTTTCACTTCTGGGGTTTATTCGAGTATTTTTATTGCCACAACCCTCTGGGCCTGGTGGCGTAAACGGCGATCGCCAAAGAATCCCCCCAGGGAAATGGTGGTGGAAGCTTAA